A genome region from Myxocyprinus asiaticus isolate MX2 ecotype Aquarium Trade chromosome 12, UBuf_Myxa_2, whole genome shotgun sequence includes the following:
- the LOC127448916 gene encoding agouti-signaling protein-like isoform X1 produces the protein MNPSLLLCGLVLCLACCVTVHTHMLMEEQHNSNQTSISFHALNQTDAPPVLIVGLSKTPKKNKKSEKNPKKNKFSTRVKRPPPPPNCVPLCGSCKTPNAVCCEPCAFCHCRLFKTVCYCRMGYPKC, from the exons ATGAATCCTTCATTGTTGCTGTGTGGCTTGGTGCTCTGTTTAGCCTGCTGTgtcacagtacacacacacatgctaatgGAGGAACAACACAACTCCAACCAAACATCCATCAGCTTCCATGCATTAAACCAAACAGATGCGCCTCCAGTCCTCATAGTTG gcttgTCAAAAACACCCAAGAAGAACAAGAAATCGGAAAAGAATCCAAAAAAG aACAAATTCAGCACCCGGGTTAAGAGACCTCCACCGCCACCTAACTGTGTGCCTCTGTGTGGCAGCTGCAAGACGCCGAACGCGGTGTGCTGTGAGCCGTGCGCCTTCTGCCACTGCCGCCTGTTTAAGACCGTCTGTTACTGTCGCATGGGTTACCCGAAATGCTGA